In one window of Mytilus trossulus isolate FHL-02 chromosome 7, PNRI_Mtr1.1.1.hap1, whole genome shotgun sequence DNA:
- the LOC134725164 gene encoding basic salivary proline-rich protein 1-like — MIKKEREIDKDTVVAYHARVQNQIKNELNGLNLGPGRFPMFLAAMFFLGGLVLGVIGVLVITLRHRHVYLISWNDQFLGPAFIVFFILCVGMGTYMVLLALRRTNKYRRGLIFRPIGDYGVAVTHKSRLNYDNETKEQLKSGTTPHDSFKPLATYTAKNDKYGRPLNDGYDNRGYKTDPRGPPPQYSEKPDRRGPPRNREEDRSRGDRPRGPPGDRYREDRNRPSGPDDRRRGPPGDRYGDDRDRRGPPRGPPRGPRDPNDPDRRGPPRDPNDPDRRGPPRDNRDPDRRGPPRDPERRGPPRGPPRDPRDPDRRRDPRDDERRRQEDRRRYDDDRDRRRPEKVVEAGEPLIEKPPLPQIGPRPPVPPTDSVVFSDSADVSSESIL, encoded by the exons ATGATAAAGAAAGAACGTGAAATAGACAAGGACACCGTGGTGGCCTACCACGCAAGGGTccaaaatcaaataaagaatGAGCTCAATGGTCTCAACTTGGGCCCAGGTCGCTTTCCAATGTTCCTGGccgcaatgttttttttaggtGGTTTAGTATTGGGTGTAATCGGTGTTTTAGTGATCACCTTACGACATAGACACGTTTATCTCATTAGCTGGAATGACCAGTTCTTGGGACCAGcatttattgtcttttttattttgtgtgttGGAATGGGAACCTACATGGTTCTCTTGGCACTAAGAAGAACCAACAAATACAGAAGAGGACTTATT tTTCGACCTATAGGAGATTATGGAGTTGCTGTTACACATAAAAGCAGACTTAATTATGACAATGAAACAAA AGAACAGTTGAAGTCTGGTACAACACCACATGACAGTTTCAAACCATTAGCTACTTAT ACTgccaaaaatgataaatatggAAGACCTCTCAATGATGGTTACGACAATAGAGGATACAAAACTGATCCTCGGGGTCCACCTCCTCAATATTCAGAGAAACCAGATAGGAGAGGTCCACCCAGGAATAGAGAAGAGGATAGATCTAGGGGAGATAGACCAAGAGGTCCACCTGGTGATAGATATAGAGAAGATCGAAATAGACCCTCAGGACCAGATGACAG ACGTAGAGGTCCTCCTGGTGATAGATATGGAGATGACAGAGACAGAAGAGGTCCACCAAGAGGCCCTCCAAGAGGCCCAAGGGATCCCAATGATCCTGATAGAAGAGGACCCCCAAGAGATCCCAATGATCCAGATAGAAGAGGGCCTCCAAGAGACAACAGAGATCCCGATCGAAGAGGACCTCCAAGGGATCCAGAGAGGAGAGGTCCTCCTAGGGGACCACCAAGAGATCCCAGGGATCCAGACAGGAGAAGGGATCCAAGGGATGATGAAAGGAGACGTCAGGAAGATCGGAGGAGATATGATGATGATCGTGACCGGCGTAGACCTGAGAAAGTGGTTGAAGCTGGTGAACCTCTGAT AGAAAAGCCTCCATTGCCACAGATAGGACCACGACCTCCAGTACCTCCGACAGATTCTGTGGTGTTCAGTGACAGTGCCGATGTATCTTCAGAGTCAATATTATAG